CTTGGCTTCACTCACCTTGGGTGCACCCGCACGTTCCACTTCGTCGATGCGCACGATCGCATGCACCGGAATAAAACTGCGTTTGACGCCTTCAAATTGACTTTTCAGCTTTTCTTCGCCCGGATCAACCAGCATCTGAGAGCGTTCGCCAAATACCAGCTCCTCGATCTCCATGAAGCCCCACAACTCACTCTGGTAGATCTGGCGCGCATAGAGTTCGAAGACTTCACCCTGGTTGAGGAAGATAACGCGAAAGATCGGCTGCTTGTCGCTACTCATGATGCGCCCATCGACTGAAAATAAAGGGCGCGAAGCATAGCACAACCCAATACCGACGCAGAATAGCGACCGACCGCTGGTAGCATCGCAGGCATAACAAAGGGCCCGTCATCCGTGTATAATCGCGCCTTTTCAGCAAGGTTACGCCCGACGCCCATGGCCAAGAAACTCTTTATCCAGACCCACGGTTGCCAAATGAACGAGTATGACAGCTCGCGCATGGCCGACCTGCTCGGCGAACATCAGGCAATGGAACTGACCGACAGTCCCGATCAGGCTGACATCATCCTGCTCAATACCTGCTCGATTCGGGAAAAAGCCCAGGAGAAAGTCTTCTCCGAGCTCGGCCGCTGGCGCCCGCTGAAAGAAAAGAATCCCGACCTGATCATCGGCGTTGGCGGCTGCGTCGCCAGCCAGGAAGGCAGCGCCATCCGTGATCGCGCCAGTTACGTCGACGTCGTCTTCGGCCCCCAGACCCTGCACCGTCTGCCGGAAATGATCGATGCCGCGCGCACCACCAAGACCGCCCAGGTTGACGTCTCCTTCCCGGAAATCGAGAAATTCGACCGCCTGCCGGAGCCGCGCATCGACGGCCCCACGGCCTTCGTCTCCATCATGGAAGGTTGCAGCAAATACTGCAGCTTCTGCGTCGTACCCTACACCCGTGGCGAAGAAGTCAGCCGCCCCTTCGATGACGTACTCGCCGAGGTTATCCACCTGGCGGAAAACGGCGTGCGCGAAGTGACCTTGCTGGGCCAGAACGTCAACGGCTACCGTGGCCAGACCCACGACGGCAGCATCGCCGACCTGGCTGACCTGATCCGCGTGATTGCCGCCATCGACGGCATCGACCGCATCCGCTACACCACCAGCCACCCGCTGGAATTTTCCGACAGCCTGATCCAGGCCCATGCCGAGGTACCGGAACTGGTCAAGTACCTGCACCTGCCTGTGCAATCCGGCTCCGACCGCGTACTCGCCGGCATGAAGCGCAACCACACCGCGCTGGAATACAAGTCACGCATTCGCAAGCTGCGCGCCGCGGTACCGGACATCATCATCAGCTCCGACTTCATCAT
This sequence is a window from Halopseudomonas salegens. Protein-coding genes within it:
- a CDS encoding DUF1820 family protein — its product is MSSDKQPIFRVIFLNQGEVFELYARQIYQSELWGFMEIEELVFGERSQMLVDPGEEKLKSQFEGVKRSFIPVHAIVRIDEVERAGAPKVSEAKGGSNIMTFPGPPLTP
- the miaB gene encoding tRNA (N6-isopentenyl adenosine(37)-C2)-methylthiotransferase MiaB produces the protein MAKKLFIQTHGCQMNEYDSSRMADLLGEHQAMELTDSPDQADIILLNTCSIREKAQEKVFSELGRWRPLKEKNPDLIIGVGGCVASQEGSAIRDRASYVDVVFGPQTLHRLPEMIDAARTTKTAQVDVSFPEIEKFDRLPEPRIDGPTAFVSIMEGCSKYCSFCVVPYTRGEEVSRPFDDVLAEVIHLAENGVREVTLLGQNVNGYRGQTHDGSIADLADLIRVIAAIDGIDRIRYTTSHPLEFSDSLIQAHAEVPELVKYLHLPVQSGSDRVLAGMKRNHTALEYKSRIRKLRAAVPDIIISSDFIIGFPGETERDFEQTMKLVEDVGFDFSYSFIYSSRPGTPAADLPDDTPTEVKKQRLQILQNRLNQQGFENNRRMVGTTQRILVSDYSKKDPGMLQGRTEHNRVVNFRCDNPALIGQFVDVEIIEALPHSLRGQLL